The Sphingopyxis fribergensis genome contains a region encoding:
- a CDS encoding DUF4136 domain-containing protein — MTRQISVALLSAAALALGGCATAVPPIEVTRFHASAPAGWAPGTRYTVDTAPLGNAGAMIDPPSLEWNSYRTAVEQQLQRQGLVAAPDGARAPLKVRIGFERMNREGVGRRSPVSVGVGGSTGSYGSGVGLGIGLNLGGGPKRMADLQLAVRIDDAASGQAVWEGRAVTAVPVKAPASQPSLAAAKLAEALFKDFPGESGRTISVK, encoded by the coding sequence ATGACGCGTCAAATTTCCGTCGCCCTGCTCTCAGCAGCGGCGCTCGCTCTCGGTGGCTGCGCCACTGCGGTTCCTCCGATCGAAGTCACGCGCTTCCACGCCAGCGCGCCCGCAGGCTGGGCGCCGGGGACGCGCTATACCGTCGACACCGCGCCGCTCGGCAACGCCGGGGCGATGATCGACCCGCCCTCGCTCGAATGGAACAGCTACCGCACCGCGGTGGAACAGCAATTGCAGCGGCAGGGACTCGTCGCGGCGCCCGACGGCGCCCGCGCGCCCTTGAAGGTGCGGATCGGTTTCGAACGCATGAACCGTGAAGGCGTCGGTCGGCGGTCGCCTGTTTCGGTCGGGGTCGGCGGGTCGACCGGCAGCTATGGGTCGGGCGTCGGACTCGGGATCGGCCTCAATCTCGGCGGTGGTCCGAAGCGGATGGCCGATCTGCAGCTCGCGGTGCGCATCGACGATGCCGCAAGCGGCCAGGCTGTGTGGGAAGGCCGCGCCGTGACCGCGGTTCCAGTGAAGGCGCCCGCCAGCCAGCCCAGCCTCGCGGCGGCGAAATTGGCAGAAGCCTTATTCAAGGACTTCCCCGGCGAATCGGGACGCACTATCAGCGTCAAATGA